A genomic window from Pseudomonadota bacterium includes:
- a CDS encoding branched-chain amino acid ABC transporter permease yields MTVSELYAQATANGIIAGCLYALVAVSFNLIYSTCRFFHFAHSAVIASGAFAAYVLLWLGAPMLVAWLLGIAVAGAIGLGMNVLVYVRLRQNGAHAIELLLASLGLMVVVQALLSLIFGDDARVLGAPATVGPTVLLGVRLTDVQLTIGSVSIVAATLVMLLVHCTRAGTLIRAVANDAPLALAVGAQVEATISGAFLLGSAMAGLAGILAAYDGSLTPGMGLRMYLLGVSAAIVGGVGTYHGALLGALLIGLIQNLGAIWLPTQWQDASVFLVLTIFLLVRPEGLLGRHAVAGAH; encoded by the coding sequence TTGACGGTTTCCGAACTTTATGCCCAAGCGACGGCCAACGGCATCATAGCCGGATGCTTGTACGCTCTAGTTGCCGTCAGCTTCAATCTTATTTACAGCACCTGCCGTTTCTTTCATTTCGCGCACAGTGCAGTGATCGCGAGCGGTGCCTTCGCAGCATATGTTTTGCTGTGGTTGGGAGCGCCGATGCTTGTTGCGTGGCTTTTGGGAATAGCCGTAGCGGGAGCGATTGGCCTGGGGATGAATGTATTGGTGTATGTCCGGCTTCGTCAGAACGGCGCTCACGCCATCGAACTTCTCCTTGCATCATTAGGGCTGATGGTAGTCGTCCAGGCCTTGCTTTCGCTTATTTTTGGTGATGACGCGCGTGTGCTTGGTGCGCCCGCAACTGTTGGGCCGACTGTTTTGCTAGGCGTACGGCTAACAGATGTGCAACTAACTATAGGCAGTGTTTCGATTGTCGCTGCAACGCTAGTGATGTTGCTTGTCCATTGTACTCGCGCTGGGACGTTAATCCGTGCTGTCGCAAATGACGCTCCTCTTGCTCTGGCAGTCGGCGCGCAAGTCGAAGCCACTATCAGCGGGGCGTTTCTTTTGGGCTCTGCAATGGCGGGACTTGCAGGAATATTGGCTGCTTATGATGGCAGCCTCACACCGGGAATGGGCTTACGGATGTATCTGCTTGGTGTCAGCGCAGCAATCGTTGGGGGCGTTGGGACATATCACGGTGCCCTTTTGGGCGCGCTCCTCATTGGACTGATACAGAATTTGGGCGCGATTTGGCTTCCGACGCAATGGCAGGATGCGAGTGTTTTTCTTGTCCTGACAATTTTCCTACTGGTGAGACCGGAAGGGTTGCTGGGGCGACACGCGGTTGCGGGAGCACACTAA
- a CDS encoding branched-chain amino acid ABC transporter permease, which produces MEYLLHVAVLMSLYIALAAALDLLVGRTGILSVAHAGFFGIGAYTSALLVTKISLAWPTAFLCAALAGMILSFLVAVPALRLKGDYFVLVTFAFQMVAFSVLNNWVVFTGGPMGIPAIPTINILGFSLDARWKVLFLALAFSGTVFLFLDRLRLSPFGRLLHSIREDESLAQSCGRSTGVAKLKVFAISAGVAAAAGAIYAHYIGYIDPSSFTVMESILVLAMVIIGGADSRWGPLAGAIALVALPELLRFVGLPDDVAAKLRELIYGAVLTVIVVARSQVRCT; this is translated from the coding sequence ATGGAATACTTGCTCCACGTGGCTGTGCTTATGTCCTTGTACATTGCGCTTGCAGCAGCGCTCGATCTCCTCGTTGGCCGCACTGGGATTTTATCCGTCGCCCACGCCGGTTTTTTCGGAATTGGGGCATATACAAGCGCCTTGCTTGTAACGAAGATTTCACTCGCTTGGCCGACGGCGTTCTTGTGCGCTGCGTTAGCAGGCATGATTCTTTCGTTTCTTGTGGCGGTGCCTGCGTTGCGGCTGAAGGGAGATTACTTCGTTTTGGTGACGTTTGCATTCCAAATGGTTGCGTTCAGCGTCCTAAACAATTGGGTCGTTTTCACGGGCGGACCTATGGGAATCCCTGCGATCCCGACCATCAACATCCTTGGATTCAGTCTTGATGCTCGCTGGAAGGTACTGTTCCTAGCGTTGGCTTTCAGCGGCACCGTTTTTTTGTTCCTGGACAGGTTGCGCCTTAGTCCTTTCGGCCGATTGCTTCATTCGATCCGAGAGGATGAATCTCTCGCGCAATCTTGTGGACGCTCGACTGGCGTTGCAAAGCTGAAGGTGTTTGCAATAAGCGCCGGCGTCGCAGCCGCTGCTGGCGCGATCTACGCACATTATATTGGGTACATTGATCCCTCCAGTTTCACGGTCATGGAATCAATTCTCGTACTGGCAATGGTCATTATCGGCGGGGCTGATAGCCGTTGGGGGCCTTTGGCCGGCGCGATCGCGTTGGTGGCTCTTCCCGAGCTTCTGAGATTTGTAGGACTGCCTGACGACGTTGCAGCAAAATTGCGAGAGCTGATCTACGGTGCGGTCCTGACCGTCATTGTAGTCGCAAGATCCCAAGTGCGTTGTACATGA
- a CDS encoding ATP-binding cassette domain-containing protein: protein MRCEKLSQSFGGVQALDSITLDFSDHGIVALIGPNGAGKSTLINVVTGFVRPEQGHCFVKGIDTTHWAIERIASLGVRRTFQAVRVFPEMTVSSNLLIGIPGDTTEDVLSICRPGLRRTAEEEKLQRVSAALRSTGLWPKARELARTLSYGQQKLLSLAMCMASGAKIVLLDEPFAGLDPETAETVTNILREMQKLKRLVIFIEHDLIAVGRIADVVHLLAGGKVIQSGLPDEVLTSRKTLERYFG from the coding sequence TTGCGCTGTGAAAAGCTATCACAATCGTTTGGCGGCGTGCAAGCGCTGGATTCGATCACTCTTGATTTCTCGGACCACGGCATCGTGGCTTTGATCGGCCCCAATGGCGCAGGAAAATCGACCCTCATCAATGTCGTTACTGGTTTCGTGCGACCTGAACAAGGTCATTGTTTCGTTAAAGGAATAGATACGACGCATTGGGCAATCGAGCGGATTGCATCGCTTGGGGTGAGGAGGACCTTTCAAGCCGTTAGAGTTTTTCCCGAGATGACGGTCTCCAGCAATCTTCTGATTGGGATTCCGGGCGACACTACGGAAGATGTATTGTCAATCTGCCGGCCAGGGTTGCGTCGAACGGCCGAGGAGGAAAAGCTGCAGCGCGTAAGTGCCGCGCTTCGGAGCACCGGCCTTTGGCCCAAAGCTCGCGAGCTAGCTAGAACGCTCTCCTACGGCCAGCAAAAGTTGTTATCACTGGCAATGTGCATGGCAAGCGGAGCCAAAATCGTTTTGCTCGACGAGCCGTTTGCGGGGCTAGACCCGGAAACCGCTGAGACAGTGACGAACATTTTGCGCGAAATGCAAAAGCTAAAACGGCTAGTCATTTTTATTGAACACGACTTGATTGCCGTTGGAAGGATTGCAGATGTCGTGCATTTGCTGGCTGGCGGAAAGGTCATCCAAAGTGGACTGCCGGATGAAGTTCTGACCAGCCGCAAGACTTTGGAACGATATTTTGGTTGA
- a CDS encoding ABC transporter ATP-binding protein codes for MAQLTHLRLDQVSSGYGSRPVIDGVSIDVGSGEVVALIGRNGSGKSTVLKAAFGLLPVLRGKVTLDGLGIEHENPRARLRRGIAYLPQGRNVFGALTVDENLDLSYLSGMDKRAQEAARERVLGLLPTLRSILWHRAETLSGGQRQLVALGRTLSMNPRVLLLDEPSLGMSPSLVSWLLAHIKELSQTMKMAILIVEQRVHDVLSIADRAYVLRNGAISFSGIAKELTDDVKLQRHFF; via the coding sequence ATGGCACAGTTGACCCACCTGAGGCTTGACCAAGTGTCGAGCGGATACGGCTCACGTCCTGTCATCGATGGCGTATCGATCGATGTGGGCAGCGGAGAAGTCGTTGCACTGATTGGTCGGAATGGAAGTGGCAAGTCCACAGTTCTGAAAGCTGCGTTCGGGCTTCTACCAGTGCTGAGGGGAAAGGTGACACTGGACGGACTTGGTATCGAGCATGAAAATCCAAGGGCGCGGTTGCGGCGGGGCATAGCATACCTTCCGCAAGGACGGAATGTGTTTGGCGCACTGACGGTAGATGAGAATCTAGACTTGTCGTACCTCTCGGGCATGGACAAGCGGGCGCAGGAAGCTGCGCGTGAGAGAGTGCTTGGCTTGCTGCCAACATTGCGAAGCATTCTCTGGCATCGTGCAGAAACGTTGTCCGGTGGGCAACGGCAGCTCGTTGCGTTAGGTAGAACGCTTTCAATGAACCCGCGAGTGTTGTTGCTCGACGAGCCGTCATTAGGCATGTCACCAAGTTTGGTCTCATGGTTGCTGGCACATATAAAAGAACTCAGTCAAACCATGAAGATGGCCATATTGATCGTTGAGCAACGAGTGCACGACGTCCTGAGCATTGCGGATCGCGCGTACGTCCTTAGGAACGGCGCAATTAGCTTTTCAGGGATCGCTAAAGAGTTGACCGATGACGTCAAGCTTCAACGTCACTTTTTTTAA
- a CDS encoding cation:proton antiporter, translating into MTFAIWAVILGLLLITMAMTGALLKRLPLSPSMLYLAAGAALGPAGVALLHLDPFNDSTVLEHVSEAAVLISLFVTGLKLSAPLSDIRWRLAISLALGAMVLTVGAIALIGVAALGLPVGAAILLGAILAPTDPVLASEVQVADPQDRDRLRFALTGEGGLNDGLAFPFAMLGLGLLGLHELGPWGARWLAIDCLWAIAGGLLIGAVSGRLIGTLVLYLRVRHREAVGFDEFLALGLIALSYGIAVLAHTYGFLAVFAAGLALRRAEDTPIARTASPGPTNEVALPVDEASRAAAATDPLQAGPYLKRAILGFNEQMERIVEVAVVLIVGAMLAFISVPDAAYWFVPVLLLIIRPVCVWVCIAGSTTTRRQRVLMAWFGIRGIGSVYYLMYAINHGLDAGLAEPFIAITLTVVATSIVIHGISVTPLMQRYDR; encoded by the coding sequence ATGACCTTCGCGATCTGGGCTGTCATCCTCGGATTGTTGCTGATCACGATGGCGATGACCGGTGCGCTGTTGAAGCGTTTGCCGCTCAGCCCGTCCATGCTGTATCTCGCGGCGGGCGCCGCGTTGGGGCCGGCGGGCGTTGCACTGCTGCATCTCGATCCGTTCAACGATTCGACGGTGCTCGAACACGTGAGCGAAGCGGCGGTGCTGATCTCGCTTTTCGTCACCGGCCTCAAGTTGAGCGCGCCGCTTTCGGACATCCGGTGGCGGCTCGCGATTTCCCTGGCGCTGGGGGCGATGGTGCTCACCGTGGGCGCCATCGCGTTGATCGGTGTCGCCGCGCTCGGGCTTCCGGTCGGCGCGGCCATTCTCCTCGGAGCGATCCTCGCGCCCACCGATCCCGTTCTCGCCTCGGAAGTGCAGGTGGCCGACCCGCAGGATCGCGATCGGCTGCGGTTCGCGTTGACCGGCGAGGGCGGGCTCAACGACGGCCTGGCGTTCCCATTCGCCATGCTGGGGCTCGGGCTCCTCGGTTTGCACGAGCTCGGTCCGTGGGGAGCGCGCTGGCTCGCCATCGATTGCCTTTGGGCGATTGCTGGCGGACTGCTCATCGGCGCGGTTTCCGGCCGTCTGATCGGCACCCTGGTGCTCTACCTGCGCGTGCGCCATCGGGAGGCTGTGGGCTTCGACGAGTTCCTAGCGCTCGGCCTGATCGCGCTGTCGTACGGCATCGCGGTCCTGGCTCACACTTACGGTTTCCTGGCGGTGTTCGCGGCTGGGCTCGCACTGCGGCGCGCCGAGGACACCCCGATCGCGCGGACTGCCTCGCCCGGGCCTACGAACGAGGTGGCGTTACCGGTCGACGAAGCGTCGAGGGCCGCCGCGGCTACCGATCCGCTCCAGGCCGGCCCGTACTTGAAGCGCGCGATTCTCGGGTTCAACGAGCAGATGGAGCGGATCGTAGAGGTTGCCGTCGTCTTGATCGTCGGTGCGATGCTCGCGTTCATCTCCGTTCCGGACGCCGCATACTGGTTCGTCCCGGTGCTGCTGCTGATCATCAGGCCCGTTTGTGTGTGGGTGTGCATCGCCGGCTCGACGACGACCCGCCGGCAGCGCGTGCTGATGGCGTGGTTCGGCATTCGCGGGATCGGCTCCGTCTATTACCTGATGTATGCGATCAACCACGGGCTCGACGCCGGTCTGGCTGAGCCATTCATCGCCATCACGTTGACCGTGGTGGCGACGTCGATCGTGATTCATGGCATCTCGGTCACTCCATTGATGCAGCGCTACGACCGGTAG